A window of the Candidatus Saccharibacteria bacterium oral taxon 488 genome harbors these coding sequences:
- a CDS encoding ATP-dependent Clp protease ATP-binding subunit gives MPEDFSELESRLTDTAKASLERAGLLAHNSGSPYVGTEHVLLGVLAQNSSLGAKILAESGVTLDRAELALGLTAQSFVVVVVHKGMNAEVLETIRTAWQLATEFGQERIGTEHIVYSMLLQHKARATKLLSDMNVNLDELRGTLEDVFDRQQLEAMQDESRESAAPHARRSADLKILDRYGVDITERARSGLLDPVVGREAETERLITVLGRRGKNNPALIGEPGVGKTAVVEGLAQHIAAGTVPDFLVGKRLIQLDLTAMVAGTKFRGQFEERLQKVVAAARNHQEIILFIDELHLLVGAGSAEGSMDAANVLKPALARGEVRVIGATTFDEYRKHIEKDAALSRRFQAVTVAEPDEQAAVAMVRALASRLATHHRLRISDEMIKLSVALSQRYVTERHLPDKAIDVLDEAAALVNTQRPAKLTKQQQLARRIKQLAGKLDAAVEAEQYQRAAELKVRIKQLEQQVKQLPADDPALPELTEDDVRRAVAAMAGVPAEKVTVNERKDLAALEQRLGRSVLGQDEAVATLARTIRRARAGLSRRSGPLGSFIFLGPTGVGKTELARVLAREVFGGDNSLIKIDMSEFSERHTASQLIGAPAGYVGYDEGGKLTDKVRRQPYSVVLFDEIEKAHPDVLNLLLQILEDGKLSDSRGRSVSFQQTIVILTSNVGAEAMVRDGELGFSSHSDDTSRADDINERNARAARRELEELLRPELIGRFDAVVNFKSLTRPVVVGKIFDNLVSELKEAVQAQQMTLVITPSAKRCIIDNGFDEQRGARVLRQTIQTMLADPLSDVLLSDQAHPGVALVATTKNREVVINVTAA, from the coding sequence ATGCCGGAAGATTTTTCCGAGTTGGAATCTCGGCTTACTGATACCGCCAAGGCCAGCTTAGAGCGTGCCGGGCTGCTGGCACATAATAGCGGCAGTCCGTATGTCGGTACCGAGCATGTGCTGCTTGGTGTATTGGCGCAAAATTCGTCGCTGGGTGCGAAGATTTTGGCGGAGAGCGGTGTGACGCTGGATCGAGCGGAGTTGGCGCTAGGCTTAACCGCGCAGTCATTCGTGGTGGTGGTTGTTCACAAAGGGATGAACGCTGAGGTGCTGGAAACGATACGGACGGCTTGGCAGCTGGCGACAGAGTTTGGGCAGGAGCGCATCGGCACTGAGCACATTGTTTATAGCATGCTGCTGCAGCACAAGGCTCGGGCGACGAAGTTGCTCAGTGATATGAATGTAAATCTGGACGAGCTGCGCGGTACGCTAGAGGACGTGTTTGATCGGCAGCAGCTAGAGGCGATGCAGGATGAGTCTAGAGAAAGTGCCGCGCCACATGCTCGTCGGTCGGCTGATCTCAAGATTCTTGATCGCTACGGCGTCGACATAACGGAGCGCGCGCGGAGCGGACTGCTCGATCCAGTGGTCGGTCGGGAGGCCGAGACGGAGCGGCTGATCACGGTACTTGGGCGGCGTGGCAAAAATAATCCAGCGCTGATCGGCGAGCCGGGCGTTGGTAAAACCGCGGTGGTCGAGGGCTTGGCGCAGCACATCGCAGCGGGGACGGTGCCGGATTTTTTGGTCGGTAAGCGGCTGATTCAGCTTGATCTGACAGCTATGGTCGCCGGTACAAAGTTTCGTGGTCAGTTTGAGGAGCGATTACAAAAAGTCGTAGCTGCAGCGCGTAATCATCAGGAGATTATATTGTTTATTGATGAGCTGCATTTGCTGGTTGGTGCTGGCTCGGCCGAGGGGTCGATGGATGCGGCTAACGTCCTAAAGCCAGCGTTGGCGCGTGGTGAGGTCCGGGTGATCGGCGCGACGACGTTTGACGAGTACCGCAAGCACATCGAAAAAGATGCGGCTCTCAGCCGGCGATTTCAGGCGGTGACGGTAGCGGAGCCGGATGAGCAGGCGGCGGTGGCCATGGTGCGGGCGCTAGCCAGTCGGCTGGCGACACATCATCGACTGCGGATTTCTGATGAGATGATCAAACTGAGCGTGGCCCTCAGTCAGCGCTACGTGACGGAGCGTCATTTGCCGGATAAAGCGATTGACGTACTCGATGAGGCGGCGGCGCTTGTTAATACGCAGCGGCCAGCCAAGCTAACCAAACAGCAACAGCTAGCACGGCGGATTAAACAACTAGCGGGCAAGCTCGATGCGGCGGTCGAGGCTGAGCAATATCAACGCGCGGCTGAACTCAAGGTTCGCATCAAACAGCTGGAGCAACAGGTCAAGCAGCTACCAGCTGACGATCCAGCATTGCCGGAGCTAACCGAGGATGACGTGCGGCGAGCGGTCGCGGCGATGGCTGGTGTGCCGGCAGAAAAAGTGACGGTGAATGAGCGCAAAGATCTGGCGGCACTGGAGCAACGATTGGGCCGGTCGGTGCTCGGTCAGGACGAGGCCGTGGCGACCTTGGCGCGAACCATTCGCCGGGCGCGGGCCGGGCTGAGTCGGCGGTCAGGGCCGCTTGGGTCGTTCATTTTTCTCGGGCCGACTGGTGTGGGCAAGACGGAGTTAGCTCGCGTATTGGCGCGGGAAGTGTTTGGCGGCGATAATAGTTTGATCAAGATCGACATGAGCGAGTTTTCGGAGCGACACACAGCCAGTCAGTTGATTGGCGCGCCGGCTGGTTATGTCGGCTATGATGAGGGCGGCAAATTGACCGACAAAGTTCGCCGGCAGCCGTACAGCGTGGTGCTGTTTGACGAGATTGAAAAGGCGCATCCGGATGTACTGAATTTGCTACTGCAAATTTTAGAAGACGGTAAGCTAAGCGATTCACGCGGCCGGTCGGTGAGTTTCCAGCAGACCATCGTGATCTTGACCAGCAATGTTGGCGCCGAGGCGATGGTGCGTGACGGTGAGCTGGGCTTTAGCTCGCACAGTGACGATACCTCACGGGCGGACGATATCAATGAGCGCAATGCTCGGGCGGCGCGACGCGAGCTGGAGGAGTTGCTGCGGCCGGAGCTAATCGGGCGGTTTGATGCGGTGGTAAATTTCAAGAGTTTGACCCGGCCGGTGGTGGTGGGCAAGATTTTCGATAATCTCGTGAGTGAGCTTAAAGAAGCAGTGCAGGCGCAGCAGATGACACTGGTCATCACGCCAAGCGCTAAGCGTTGTATCATAGACAACGGTTTCGATGAGCAGCGCGGCGCGCGGGTGCTCAGACAAACGATTCAGACAATGTTGGCTGATCCACTCAGTGACGTTTTGTTGTCTGATCAGGCACACCCTGGTGTAGCCTTGGTGGCAACTACAAAAAATCGTGAGGTGGTGATCAATGTTACGGCTGCGTAA
- the nusA gene encoding transcription termination/antitermination protein NusA, whose product MEDLNIKQLTLAVRTIAEEKNLPEETVLEVIEQAIAAAWRRDNGTREQLVRASLNINSGTAVVSVVKTVVEEVENDVNQMSLDEAKAVDPAAELGSEVTVETHNVMTFGRVAAQTAKQVILQRLREAEREVVLAEFEDKIGTVVTGTIQRVEPRVVRIELGKAVGIMPQSEQIPGEYYGVGRRVKVFIKDIEREGRGPQLILSRGNEEFVRFLFSQEVPEMETGAVEIKAIAREAGRRTKLAVASALPGVDPVGTFVGGHGTRVQAVMNEIGEQEKIDIIPFEEDTAGFIANAMSPAEVLSVTVDEDEKRATVYVSEDQQSVAIGRAGQNVRLASRLTGYELDIEAKVAVKPEAKPRKNIEDSLMSAVEEVAE is encoded by the coding sequence ATGGAAGATTTGAATATTAAGCAGTTGACGTTGGCGGTGCGGACGATTGCTGAGGAAAAGAACCTGCCAGAAGAAACCGTTCTAGAGGTAATCGAGCAGGCTATCGCGGCAGCGTGGCGGCGTGATAACGGCACGCGCGAGCAATTGGTGCGTGCCAGCTTGAATATCAACAGCGGCACGGCTGTGGTGTCAGTTGTTAAAACGGTGGTTGAAGAAGTCGAAAATGACGTCAATCAAATGAGCCTGGACGAGGCCAAGGCGGTTGACCCGGCAGCTGAGCTGGGCAGTGAAGTGACAGTCGAAACCCACAACGTGATGACGTTTGGCCGGGTGGCAGCCCAGACCGCCAAGCAGGTGATTTTGCAGCGGTTGCGTGAGGCAGAGCGCGAAGTGGTGCTGGCAGAATTTGAAGATAAGATTGGTACGGTGGTGACTGGTACGATTCAGCGGGTTGAGCCGCGCGTGGTGCGAATTGAGCTGGGCAAGGCCGTCGGTATCATGCCGCAGTCCGAGCAAATCCCTGGCGAGTACTACGGTGTTGGTCGTCGCGTCAAGGTGTTCATCAAGGACATCGAGCGCGAAGGTCGCGGTCCGCAGTTGATCTTGAGCCGCGGCAATGAAGAATTTGTGCGGTTCTTGTTCAGCCAGGAAGTGCCAGAGATGGAAACGGGCGCCGTGGAAATCAAAGCGATTGCTCGCGAGGCTGGTCGCCGCACCAAATTGGCGGTTGCATCGGCATTGCCGGGTGTTGACCCAGTCGGCACGTTCGTCGGCGGTCACGGGACGCGTGTTCAGGCGGTGATGAACGAAATTGGTGAGCAGGAAAAAATTGACATCATTCCGTTCGAGGAAGATACAGCTGGTTTTATCGCGAATGCCATGAGTCCAGCGGAAGTATTGAGTGTGACAGTTGATGAAGATGAAAAGCGAGCAACGGTCTACGTCAGCGAGGATCAGCAATCAGTGGCCATCGGTCGGGCTGGGCAGAATGTTCGCTTGGCAAGCCGGCTGACTGGCTATGAACTAGATATTGAGGCAAAGGTGGCTGTTAAGCCTGAAGCAAAACCTCGCAAAAACATTGAGGATAGCTTGATGAGCGCGGTTGAGGAGGTGGCGGAATAG
- the gap gene encoding type I glyceraldehyde-3-phosphate dehydrogenase: MAITKIAINGFGRIGRSAFKIARERSDVEIVAINDLTDTKTLAYLLKHDSNYGEYGRRVDVTEDELIVDGKPVKVLAEKDPTNLPWGEMDVDVVIESTGFFTDKDGAGKHLTAGAKRVVISGPTKSDGVDTIVLGTNDSKIKGATPIISNASCTTNSLGAVMAILDAEFGVEKSMLTTVHSYTASQRLQDAPAKDLREGRNAAENMVPTTTGAAIAVTKTLPQLTGKFDGLSVRVPTPVVSLSDVTALLRRDVTVEQVNEAFKKAAADSFYQGILGVSEEPLVSRDFIGNSHSGIVDLPLTKVVGGNMVKIMVWYDNEWGYSNRLVELVADVGHYLQQPAMS; encoded by the coding sequence ATGGCGATAACGAAAATAGCAATTAATGGTTTTGGACGGATTGGGCGCAGCGCCTTTAAGATCGCACGTGAGCGCAGCGACGTGGAGATCGTAGCGATCAATGACTTGACAGATACCAAGACGCTGGCGTACCTGCTCAAACACGATAGTAATTACGGGGAATATGGTCGCCGGGTTGATGTTACAGAGGATGAACTCATTGTTGACGGGAAACCTGTCAAAGTGCTGGCGGAAAAGGATCCAACAAACTTGCCGTGGGGTGAGATGGATGTTGATGTAGTAATTGAATCGACCGGGTTTTTTACCGATAAAGACGGCGCGGGTAAGCACTTGACTGCCGGTGCTAAACGTGTGGTTATCAGCGGGCCGACCAAATCTGATGGCGTTGACACCATCGTCCTCGGTACAAACGATAGCAAAATCAAGGGCGCGACGCCAATCATTTCTAACGCCAGCTGCACGACCAATAGTTTGGGCGCGGTGATGGCGATTTTGGATGCCGAGTTTGGCGTGGAAAAATCAATGCTGACGACGGTGCATAGCTACACCGCCAGCCAAAGATTGCAAGACGCGCCTGCTAAGGATCTGCGCGAAGGTCGCAACGCGGCTGAAAATATGGTGCCGACAACGACGGGCGCGGCCATTGCTGTGACGAAAACGCTGCCGCAGCTAACTGGTAAATTCGACGGTCTCAGTGTGCGCGTACCAACGCCGGTGGTGTCGCTCAGTGACGTGACGGCACTGTTGCGGCGCGACGTGACAGTCGAGCAGGTAAATGAAGCGTTCAAGAAAGCCGCCGCTGATAGTTTCTATCAAGGGATCTTGGGCGTCAGTGAAGAGCCGCTGGTCAGCCGCGACTTTATCGGTAATTCACATTCTGGCATCGTTGATCTGCCGCTAACCAAGGTCGTTGGTGGCAACATGGTGAAAATCATGGTCTGGTACGATAACGAATGGGGGTACTCTAATCGCCTGGTCGAGCTGGTGGCGGACGTCGGCCACTACCTCCAGCAGCCAGCGATGTCATAA
- a CDS encoding bifunctional (p)ppGpp synthetase/guanosine-3',5'-bis(diphosphate) 3'-pyrophosphohydrolase, with translation MTREELLDLAAPQYDEIPVLVLDSAIDYATKKHAGQKRKSGEPYITHPLAVAGILVEWGMDIDTVIAGVLHDTVEDTDATLDELESLFGRDIAFLVDGVTKVSQARAGMRSLDSYLPHTKDNLAKLMIAVGEDIRVIIIKLADRLHNMRTLQYMPRDKQKKIARETIEVFAPLADRLNMGRVRVQLEELSFRFLMPKDFQRTKNLMDSRLKKSQRKLAKVRRDVTARLQNESLQFEMDGRVKSVYSLFKKLDRVGDIDKIYDLIALRVIVDDLATGYLVLGVLHDMYQPFYERIKDYVANPKPNGYQSLHTTVQTPTGQIVEFQIRTQDMHEYAERGLAASFHYNEQKMSDAYRQGRIAALPTDLAWIRDLQETAARAREGKAFDSEKFRMKLFEDRIFVYSPKGDIYNLPRGAFPLDYAYRIHSDIAAHASGFKVNGAMKPFTYELQHGDVVEVLTSKSAKPKPAWRDMVITPHAKTKLRMQLSKSGGVLAHLTGLTDGVSSLFRHR, from the coding sequence ATGACGCGCGAGGAATTATTGGATCTGGCAGCACCGCAGTACGACGAGATACCGGTACTAGTATTAGACAGCGCGATTGATTACGCTACTAAAAAGCACGCCGGGCAAAAACGCAAAAGCGGCGAACCGTACATCACGCACCCGCTGGCGGTAGCTGGGATTTTAGTGGAATGGGGCATGGATATCGACACGGTGATCGCTGGCGTGCTGCATGATACGGTCGAGGATACCGATGCGACACTGGACGAGCTGGAAAGTTTGTTTGGCCGCGACATTGCCTTTTTGGTTGATGGCGTGACCAAAGTTTCGCAGGCACGCGCTGGTATGCGCAGCCTTGATAGCTATTTGCCGCACACCAAGGACAACCTCGCCAAGCTGATGATCGCGGTTGGCGAGGATATCCGAGTGATTATTATCAAGCTGGCGGATCGACTACATAATATGCGCACGCTTCAATATATGCCGCGCGACAAGCAGAAGAAAATCGCCCGCGAAACGATTGAAGTGTTTGCACCGCTGGCGGATCGACTGAATATGGGGCGGGTGCGCGTACAGCTGGAAGAGTTAAGCTTTCGATTTTTGATGCCCAAGGATTTTCAGCGTACTAAGAACCTGATGGACAGCCGCCTAAAGAAAAGCCAGCGCAAACTCGCCAAAGTCCGCCGTGATGTTACGGCACGCCTCCAGAATGAGAGTCTGCAGTTTGAGATGGACGGCCGGGTGAAAAGCGTATATAGCTTATTTAAGAAGCTCGACCGCGTTGGCGATATTGATAAGATTTACGATCTGATCGCCCTGCGTGTTATCGTTGACGATTTAGCAACCGGCTATCTGGTACTGGGCGTGCTGCACGACATGTACCAGCCGTTTTACGAGCGCATCAAAGATTATGTTGCCAATCCTAAACCGAACGGCTACCAGAGCTTGCACACGACAGTGCAAACACCGACCGGGCAGATCGTCGAGTTCCAGATCCGCACCCAAGACATGCATGAATATGCCGAGCGCGGTTTGGCGGCCAGCTTTCACTATAACGAGCAAAAGATGTCTGACGCTTACCGACAGGGGCGAATTGCTGCGCTGCCGACGGATTTGGCGTGGATTCGCGATCTGCAGGAAACGGCGGCCCGAGCCCGCGAAGGCAAGGCTTTTGACTCAGAAAAATTCCGCATGAAGCTGTTTGAAGATCGAATCTTCGTCTATTCGCCCAAAGGAGATATTTATAACTTGCCGCGCGGCGCCTTCCCGCTGGATTACGCCTATCGCATTCATTCCGACATCGCAGCACACGCTAGCGGCTTTAAGGTCAATGGCGCCATGAAGCCGTTCACTTATGAATTACAACACGGCGACGTCGTCGAAGTTTTGACCAGCAAATCCGCCAAACCCAAACCAGCCTGGCGCGACATGGTCATCACGCCGCATGCCAAAACCAAACTGCGCATGCAACTGTCAAAAAGCGGCGGCGTGCTCGCACACCTGACCGGCTTAACCGACGGTGTTTCGTCGTTGTTTCGACATAGATAG
- a CDS encoding inorganic diphosphatase produces MADFNQVLTPGNYQDGEVTVVVEIPAGSNHKIEWDRKVGVMRLDRVDPAIFAKPTNYGFIPQTLDEDGDELDVLLVTDTPLTTGLVVEARILGVMKFVDDDEVDDKIIAVPSDDRHNGNAIQSLEDLPAQLIKQIEFHFNHYKDLKKPGSTIVKEFAGVDAAKQVVAAAIERWNEQA; encoded by the coding sequence ATGGCAGATTTTAACCAAGTATTAACCCCGGGAAACTATCAGGACGGCGAAGTTACCGTTGTTGTAGAGATTCCGGCTGGGTCAAATCATAAAATTGAATGGGATCGGAAAGTTGGCGTTATGCGGCTGGACCGGGTTGATCCGGCGATTTTTGCCAAACCGACTAATTATGGTTTTATCCCGCAGACATTGGACGAGGATGGCGATGAGCTGGATGTGCTGTTGGTGACGGATACGCCGCTGACGACTGGGCTAGTAGTTGAGGCGCGAATCCTCGGCGTGATGAAGTTTGTTGATGACGATGAGGTCGATGATAAGATTATCGCGGTGCCGAGCGACGATCGCCACAATGGCAACGCCATTCAGTCGCTGGAGGATTTGCCGGCGCAGCTGATTAAGCAAATTGAATTCCATTTCAATCACTACAAGGATCTGAAAAAGCCGGGTTCGACCATTGTCAAAGAATTTGCTGGCGTTGATGCTGCCAAGCAGGTTGTGGCGGCAGCGATTGAGCGCTGGAACGAGCAGGCGTAA
- a CDS encoding thioredoxin reductase, with protein MSKEIIIVGAGPSALTAAIYLSREDVPTTLYERGVVGGMAAITDQIDNYPGFAEGVTGMKLASELQQQAERFGANIEYGDVTALKQVDGELELTVDGQPVRAKAVLLATGSNHRKLGVPGEDELYGRGVHYCATCDGAFYRDKRLIVVGGGNSAVQEAIFLTRYASHVDLLVRSKLRASDVLQKELQKYVDEGKITVHLGATTDEIIVKDDKFYGVKSTQDGEQKEFTADGLFVFIGLIPNTQFLKESDVELDLGGHIITDEHLHTNIPGVFASGDVRSGATMQIASAVGEGAVAALQIREYLQEKAREE; from the coding sequence ATGTCTAAAGAGATTATCATTGTCGGTGCCGGTCCAAGCGCACTCACTGCAGCAATTTACCTATCGCGCGAAGACGTGCCGACAACACTATATGAACGCGGCGTGGTCGGCGGTATGGCGGCCATCACTGATCAAATCGATAATTATCCAGGGTTTGCCGAGGGTGTGACCGGTATGAAATTGGCGTCCGAGCTGCAGCAGCAGGCCGAGCGATTCGGTGCGAATATTGAGTACGGTGATGTGACGGCCCTGAAACAAGTTGACGGCGAACTGGAATTGACAGTTGATGGTCAGCCAGTGCGCGCCAAAGCGGTGCTGCTGGCGACCGGCTCAAATCACCGCAAGCTGGGCGTACCGGGCGAAGATGAATTGTATGGCCGCGGCGTGCATTACTGCGCGACGTGCGACGGCGCATTCTACCGCGACAAGCGCTTGATCGTTGTTGGCGGCGGTAACTCGGCGGTGCAGGAAGCGATATTTTTGACTCGCTACGCCAGCCACGTTGACCTATTAGTGCGCAGTAAATTGCGCGCCAGCGATGTCTTGCAAAAAGAGCTGCAAAAGTATGTCGATGAGGGCAAAATTACCGTCCACCTTGGCGCGACAACCGATGAAATTATCGTCAAAGACGACAAGTTTTACGGCGTCAAATCAACTCAAGACGGTGAGCAAAAAGAATTTACTGCAGATGGATTGTTCGTCTTTATCGGCCTCATTCCGAACACGCAGTTCTTGAAGGAGTCAGATGTTGAGCTGGACCTCGGCGGACACATCATCACCGACGAACATTTGCACACCAATATCCCTGGCGTCTTTGCCTCGGGCGACGTACGTTCGGGCGCAACCATGCAAATCGCTTCGGCGGTCGGCGAGGGCGCAGTGGCGGCGCTGCAAATTCGTGAATACTTACAAGAAAAAGCCAGAGAGGAGTAA
- a CDS encoding ABC transporter ATP-binding protein translates to MKPLIHMLRYARGMGRYYIGVSVSSVIVALTGIVVPFVISRATSLMVEVVEGGNVGIEQAIFLALVLLALDVTNTIVRNLGGYWGDVMATRLKQQLSTRYYHHLLGLPQSYFDGELTGTIINRLSRAITETTNFLNMFANNFFQMLLTTGITIGIVLVYSLELAIMVVIMYPLFMWLTALTSKKWQAFQNRKNHETDMASGRFAEVIAQIKVVKSYVRESLEYRHFAKRYRKTIAITRRQSRYWHSMDIVRGVVLSVIFFMIFAYIFVQTTERRFSIGDMVLLITLINNLRMPLFNMSFIVDNFQKALAGSRDFVSVMTLRPAIEDAHHAPELVVSRGAVEFRNVSFRYASAPQKPVLTDISFTLRPGEHVALVSESGGGKTTLTNLLMRLYQPDGGEIMIDDVAIDAVQQKSLRRHIATVFQEPALFSGTIRENIAYGADEPTDEQVIAAAKAANAHDFISELDKGYDTQIGERGLKLSGGQKQRIAIARAVLKDAPILILDEATSNLDSKSEHLVQQALERLMKGRTTLIIAHRLSTIATVDRIVTLKHGRVDEIGTPKQLAKSGGIYANLLKLQRTAGVGIDDELARYDIAVEGKH, encoded by the coding sequence ATGAAGCCGCTGATTCACATGCTCCGGTATGCGCGCGGTATGGGCAGGTACTATATTGGCGTCAGTGTCAGTTCGGTCATCGTGGCACTAACCGGCATTGTGGTGCCATTCGTGATTTCGCGGGCGACCAGCTTGATGGTCGAAGTGGTTGAGGGCGGCAATGTAGGAATTGAGCAGGCGATTTTCTTGGCGCTGGTGCTGCTGGCGCTTGACGTGACGAATACGATTGTGCGAAACCTTGGCGGTTACTGGGGCGACGTGATGGCAACGCGGCTCAAGCAGCAGCTATCGACGCGGTACTATCATCACTTGCTTGGCTTGCCGCAAAGTTATTTTGATGGCGAGCTGACTGGGACGATTATCAATCGCCTCAGCCGCGCGATTACCGAAACGACGAATTTCCTGAACATGTTTGCCAATAACTTTTTCCAAATGCTGCTCACGACGGGCATCACCATCGGTATCGTTCTGGTGTACAGTCTAGAGCTGGCGATCATGGTGGTCATTATGTACCCGCTATTTATGTGGCTGACGGCGCTGACCAGCAAGAAGTGGCAGGCCTTTCAGAACCGTAAAAATCACGAGACGGATATGGCCAGCGGCCGGTTTGCCGAAGTCATTGCTCAGATCAAAGTCGTCAAAAGCTATGTCCGTGAGTCGCTTGAATATCGTCACTTTGCCAAGCGCTACCGCAAAACGATTGCCATCACGCGCAGGCAATCGCGCTACTGGCACAGCATGGACATCGTGCGCGGCGTGGTGTTGTCGGTCATTTTCTTCATGATTTTTGCCTACATTTTTGTGCAGACGACCGAGCGGCGCTTTTCGATCGGCGATATGGTGCTGCTGATCACGCTGATTAATAATTTGCGGATGCCGCTATTTAATATGAGTTTCATCGTTGATAATTTCCAGAAAGCTCTGGCCGGGAGTCGGGATTTTGTTAGCGTGATGACGCTGCGCCCAGCGATTGAAGATGCCCATCACGCGCCGGAATTAGTCGTGAGCCGCGGGGCGGTCGAATTTCGCAATGTCTCGTTTCGCTACGCCTCTGCTCCGCAAAAACCAGTGTTGACCGATATCTCCTTTACGCTTCGTCCCGGTGAGCACGTCGCTCTCGTCAGTGAGTCGGGCGGCGGCAAGACCACTTTAACGAACTTGCTGATGCGCCTGTATCAGCCAGACGGTGGTGAGATTATGATTGATGATGTGGCAATTGATGCGGTGCAGCAAAAGAGCTTGCGTCGCCACATTGCCACGGTGTTTCAGGAGCCAGCGCTCTTTTCCGGCACAATTCGTGAAAATATCGCCTATGGCGCCGACGAGCCGACGGATGAGCAAGTGATTGCCGCCGCCAAGGCCGCTAATGCACACGACTTCATCAGCGAGCTTGACAAAGGGTACGATACGCAAATTGGTGAACGTGGCCTCAAACTGTCCGGCGGTCAAAAGCAGCGCATCGCCATCGCGCGGGCGGTACTCAAGGATGCGCCGATTCTCATCCTCGACGAGGCAACAAGCAATCTCGACAGCAAGAGCGAGCATCTAGTGCAGCAGGCACTAGAGCGGCTGATGAAGGGGCGGACGACACTGATCATCGCTCACCGGCTGAGTACCATCGCTACGGTGGATCGGATCGTGACGCTAAAACATGGCCGGGTCGACGAGATCGGTACGCCAAAACAGCTGGCAAAATCGGGCGGTATTTATGCTAATTTGCTCAAGCTACAGCGGACAGCCGGCGTGGGGATTGATGATGAGCTGGCACGTTATGACATTGCGGTTGAGGGGAAACATTGA